A region from the Engraulis encrasicolus isolate BLACKSEA-1 chromosome 18, IST_EnEncr_1.0, whole genome shotgun sequence genome encodes:
- the sesn1 gene encoding sestrin-1 isoform X2, whose amino-acid sequence MRHATSATETMENNPLTVTDYIKICTHCERLNKKDMGVRIPRPLGNGPSRFIPEKEILTVSKVEERMESIFEDAFATLGRVDNISMVMGFHPQYLESFLRTQHYLLQMDGPLSLHYRHYIGIMAAARHQCSYLVNLHVNDFLQVGGDPKWLKGLDMAPCKVQMLGELNKILAHRPWLLTKEHIEKLLKAEENSWSLAELIHAVVLLTHYHSLASFTFGCGISPEIHSDGGHTFRPPSLSVSAGGYCACDIANGNGQLATTEEMLLDANHQGVEVGGEVEVLMERMRLLQECRDEEEASQEEMVMRFEREKTESMLVATAEDEDSVQSRDVSRHFEDPSYGYKDFSRRGEHVPTFRVQDYSWEDHGYSLVNRLYPDVGQLLDEKFQMAYHLTYNTMAMHQGVDTSMLRRAIWNYIHCMFGIRYDDYDYGEINQLLDRSFKVYIKTMVCCPEKTTKRMYESFWRQFQHSEKVHVNLLLMEARMQAELLYALRAITRYMT is encoded by the exons ATGAGACACGCAACATCGGCAACAGAAACTATGGAAAACAACCCGTTAACAGTCACGGACTATATCAAGATTTGCACACACTGTGAACGGCTTAACAAAAag GATATGGGAGTACGTATCCCCAGGCCGCTTGGAAACGGGCCAAGCAGATTTATCCCAGAGAAGGAA atCCTGACGGTCAGCAAGGTTGAGGAGCGTATGGAGTCCATCTTCGAGGACGCCTTCGCCACGCTGGGCCGCGTGGACAACATCTCCATGGTGATGGGCTTCCACCCACAGTACCTGGAGAGCTTCCTGCGCACCCAGCACTACCTGCTGCAGATGGACGGCCCCCTGTCACTACACTACAGGCATTACATAGGCATCATg GCTGCGGCACGGCACCAGTGTTCGTACCTGGTGAACCTGCACGTGAACGACTTCCTCCAGGTGGGGGGCGACCCCAAGTGGCTGAAGGGCCTGGACATGGCCCCCTGCAAGGTGCAGATGCTGGGGGAGCTCAACAAGATCCTGGCCCACCGGCCTTGGCTGCTCACCAAAGAACACATCGAG AAGCTGCTGAAGGCGGAGGAGAACAGCTGGTCGCTGGCGGAGCTGATCCACGCGGTGGTGCTGCTGACCCACTACCACTCGCTGGCCAGCTTCACCTTCGGCTGCGGCATCAGCCCCGAGATCCACTCGGACGGCGGACACACCTTCCGGCCGCCCTCGCTCAGCGTCAGCGCCGGCGGATATTGCGCCTGCGACATCGCCAACGGCAACGGCCAACTCGCCACCACCGAGGAGATGCTGCTGGACGCCAATCACCAg ggTGTGGAGGTGGGCGGGGAGGTGGAGGTGCTGATGGAGCGCATGCGGCTGCTGCAGGAGTGCCGAGACGAGGAGGAGGCCAGCCAGGAGGAGATGGTCATGCGCTTCGAACGCGAGAAGACCGAGAGCATGCTGGTGGCCaccgcag aggacgAGGACAGTGTGCAGTCCAGAGACGTGTCACGCCACTTTGAGGACCCCAGCTACGGCTACAAGGACTTctccaggagaggagagcacgtgCCTACCTTCAGAgtgcag GACTACAGCTGGGAGGACCACGGCTACTCGCTGGTGAACCGGCTGTACCCGGACGTGGGCCAGCTGCTGGACGAGAAGTTCCAGATGGCGTACCACCTGACCTACAACACCATGGCCATGCACCAGGGCGTCGACACTTCCATGCTGCGCCGCGCCATCTGGAACTACATCCACTGCATGTTCGGCATCCG CTATGACGACTATGACTATGGGGAGATCAACCAGCTCCTGGACCGGAGCTTCAAGGTCTACATCAAGACCATGGTCTGCTGTCCAGAGAAGACCACCAAGAGAATGTACGAGAGCTTCTGGAGGCAGTTCCAGCACTCTGAAAAA gtACATGTAAATTTGCTTCTTATGGAAGCACGTATGCAGGCGGAGCTGCTGTATGCTCTGAGAGCAATCACCCGATACATGACATGA